The proteins below are encoded in one region of Tindallia magadiensis:
- a CDS encoding sensor domain-containing diguanylate cyclase → MKMVNILYRSKKQLNQFIKNNELEGKGLLVLVFTNTANRHYIAEVNQHIMKVLPEATLAGCSASGTIDGEHIRNDGISITFCQFQQPVELHASYQEVTEGNEEAVGEHIARQTLRDHSKLLLLFAEGLHTDPTRLLEGVSKISTDIPIAGGMAGDNLRLDKTLLFLNNHVFENGAVGITVNSNHLSVSNAYRLNWKRIGKEMTITKSSGNRVYEIDHQPVEALYRQYLGVEKLEALPHSIGADFPLLLRRKEMDIARCVVGLYEDGSVQYAGDLQEGEVVQFGYGNPSMILENMQKDFLPLQSFPAEAALVFSCAARHSLLGEHAAKEVKPLSHSVSTAGFFTYGEFYHSEQTHHVLNATMTMLLLSENASHTPEITMNEYTLCRKKTADRQLSSIKALTHLVDQVTSELEEANQKLTFRNNQLLKISKQDALTGLYNHKAFYDLLGREIEFAHSVQKPLSLAMIDLDYFKEINDQCGHTAGDKLLTAIGESLKRCCREDDLVCRYGGDEFAIIFPNTKQNQAHEIVKRIQKEIEKLTPPTCDKAISLSAGIVELKDKTPQDLVELADILLYQAKSAGRKNIVV, encoded by the coding sequence ATGAAAATGGTGAACATCCTTTACCGGTCAAAAAAGCAGTTAAACCAGTTTATTAAAAATAATGAACTGGAAGGTAAAGGTCTGCTGGTGTTGGTATTTACCAATACAGCAAACAGGCATTATATTGCAGAAGTGAACCAACATATTATGAAGGTGTTGCCGGAAGCTACACTTGCTGGTTGCTCTGCTTCAGGAACCATCGATGGAGAACATATACGCAACGATGGCATTAGCATCACCTTTTGTCAGTTTCAACAACCTGTTGAACTACATGCCAGCTATCAGGAGGTGACAGAAGGTAATGAAGAAGCTGTAGGAGAGCATATAGCCCGTCAAACCCTTCGGGATCATAGTAAATTACTGCTTCTTTTTGCAGAAGGGCTGCATACAGATCCCACCCGGCTTTTAGAGGGCGTTTCAAAAATATCGACAGATATTCCAATTGCTGGTGGAATGGCAGGAGATAACCTTCGACTGGACAAAACCTTATTATTTTTAAATAATCATGTTTTTGAAAATGGAGCCGTAGGGATTACAGTCAATAGTAACCATTTATCGGTTTCCAACGCTTATCGTCTTAATTGGAAAAGAATCGGGAAAGAAATGACCATCACAAAATCCTCTGGGAATCGAGTATATGAAATAGATCATCAGCCCGTTGAAGCATTATATCGGCAATACCTAGGAGTGGAAAAGCTGGAAGCCCTTCCTCATTCCATTGGGGCTGATTTTCCCTTATTGCTTCGACGCAAGGAAATGGATATAGCTCGCTGTGTGGTAGGACTGTACGAAGATGGAAGTGTTCAATATGCCGGTGATTTACAGGAAGGTGAAGTCGTACAGTTTGGTTATGGAAATCCGTCCATGATTTTGGAAAACATGCAAAAGGATTTTTTGCCCCTACAGTCTTTTCCGGCGGAAGCAGCCCTTGTTTTTTCCTGTGCGGCTCGGCATTCGCTGTTAGGGGAACACGCCGCAAAAGAAGTGAAACCTCTTTCTCATTCAGTGAGCACAGCCGGTTTTTTTACCTATGGAGAATTTTATCATTCCGAACAGACTCATCATGTGTTGAATGCGACGATGACCATGCTGCTTTTATCTGAAAATGCTTCGCACACTCCGGAAATAACGATGAATGAATATACCTTGTGTAGGAAAAAAACGGCTGACCGGCAACTTTCCAGCATAAAAGCCTTAACTCATTTGGTGGATCAGGTAACATCAGAACTGGAAGAGGCAAATCAAAAACTTACTTTTCGAAATAACCAGCTATTGAAAATATCGAAGCAGGATGCACTGACAGGACTATACAATCACAAAGCTTTTTATGATCTCCTTGGCAGAGAAATCGAATTTGCTCATAGTGTTCAAAAACCTTTATCTCTCGCAATGATAGACTTGGACTACTTTAAGGAAATCAATGACCAATGTGGACATACAGCCGGCGATAAATTGTTAACGGCCATTGGAGAAAGTTTGAAACGATGTTGTCGGGAGGATGATTTAGTGTGCCGGTATGGCGGTGATGAATTTGCTATTATTTTTCCAAACACGAAGCAAAATCAGGCCCATGAGATCGTCAAACGAATCCAAAAAGAGATAGAAAAATTAACACCACCAACCTGTGATAAAGCCATTAGTTTGAGTGCTGGCATTGTAGAATTAAAAGATAAGACACCCCAAGATTTGGTGGAACTGGCGGATATATTGCTGTATCAAGCAAAAAGTGCAGGGCGTAAAAATATTGTGGTATAA
- a CDS encoding bifunctional diguanylate cyclase/phosphodiesterase, with protein sequence MKSIRTKLLALILGVSLVMALLTGYLAQQVGWGVVAGETEKTLETMARESAEKLAMMFEIQWNHLETLAAQPAFIQGDLETRLDILRQERDRLNLDEFAIIDDKGNAFYTDGTEVNLMDRPHIQRALAGQRAISDVLISRITGEPFVALMVPMEKEDGRSALIYLRNDGAMINDLVSEVKTEIQGKAYMINDFGAFQAYPENEEIVYRRETLETQARFFPELEERRNFVRAAMKNQQGSGSYWVEEEKYFMGYARVPGTQFTLLAGRSATDAMAPMESFRQNFYPMIWMLIAIAATASMVLANHFSRPIVELEQLFARAADGDLTVRARFNHRDEIQKAGKSFNRMMDQINMLTYYDPVTGLPNHRVIDRDFQERVLREENPSLWTLVVVAPDKFGRMNEKYGYLHGNEMLRKIAERIRQIHDQDCFLYRGLSDEFLILCHEGESVAHSLQQATEMLSELQRPFMLEKEEQRLAFSVGVSVYPDHCHTLKDLLKNAGFAKNIAKERGGRQVQLFDPETMDEVLSQRELEKDLVEALEENQFYLEYQPLVSLKDGEMVGVEALVRWNHPIYGRIPPDEFISLAERSGQIRKIENLVMREACHQHQEWEKMGLNPGIMAINISARHFGAIEFLKDLEAVLEETGIKSSSLEIELTESTVIQDVEGSVEKLRQLQRKQIRISIDDFGTGYSSLSYLVRLPVNTLKIDKSFITNLEYSRQNRDIASTIIAMGRSLGLTLISEGIETEDQLKFIRDEQCPVGQGYYFSKPVAAEKITEILQDKRFQIKVKEDAGY encoded by the coding sequence ATGAAAAGTATACGCACCAAGCTTTTGGCATTGATTCTTGGAGTCAGCCTGGTGATGGCATTATTGACAGGCTACTTAGCCCAGCAGGTGGGTTGGGGAGTTGTAGCAGGAGAAACGGAAAAAACCTTGGAAACCATGGCTCGTGAAAGTGCGGAAAAACTGGCCATGATGTTTGAAATTCAATGGAACCACTTGGAAACACTGGCAGCACAGCCGGCGTTTATTCAAGGAGATTTAGAGACACGGTTGGATATCCTCAGACAGGAGCGGGACCGGTTAAATCTTGACGAATTTGCTATTATTGATGATAAAGGCAATGCATTTTATACGGATGGAACGGAAGTTAATTTAATGGATCGACCCCATATTCAACGGGCACTGGCCGGGCAGAGAGCTATTTCAGATGTTCTGATTTCCAGAATAACAGGAGAGCCTTTTGTTGCATTGATGGTGCCGATGGAAAAAGAGGATGGAAGGTCGGCACTTATTTATCTTCGAAATGACGGGGCCATGATTAATGATCTGGTTTCAGAGGTGAAGACAGAAATTCAGGGGAAGGCTTACATGATTAACGATTTTGGGGCATTTCAAGCGTATCCGGAAAACGAAGAAATTGTCTATAGACGGGAAACATTGGAAACTCAGGCACGATTTTTTCCTGAATTAGAAGAACGGCGGAATTTTGTCCGAGCAGCAATGAAAAACCAGCAGGGTTCTGGAAGTTACTGGGTAGAAGAAGAGAAATATTTTATGGGCTATGCTCGGGTGCCTGGAACCCAGTTCACTTTATTAGCAGGCAGGTCGGCTACGGATGCCATGGCCCCTATGGAATCTTTTCGACAAAACTTCTATCCCATGATCTGGATGCTTATTGCCATAGCTGCAACCGCATCGATGGTGCTGGCCAATCATTTTTCCAGACCGATTGTAGAATTGGAACAGTTATTTGCCCGGGCAGCTGATGGGGATTTGACGGTTCGGGCACGGTTTAACCATAGAGATGAAATTCAAAAAGCAGGAAAAAGCTTTAATCGAATGATGGATCAAATTAATATGTTGACGTATTATGATCCGGTCACAGGGTTACCAAACCATCGAGTGATCGACAGGGATTTTCAGGAAAGGGTATTAAGAGAAGAAAACCCGTCTCTTTGGACGTTGGTAGTGGTAGCACCAGATAAATTTGGCCGCATGAACGAAAAATACGGATACCTTCATGGAAACGAAATGCTTCGTAAAATTGCGGAAAGGATCCGGCAGATTCATGATCAGGATTGTTTTCTGTATCGGGGACTCAGCGATGAGTTTTTAATCTTATGTCATGAAGGAGAATCCGTTGCGCATTCGTTGCAGCAGGCAACAGAAATGCTTAGTGAATTACAGCGTCCTTTTATGTTGGAAAAGGAAGAACAGCGACTGGCATTCAGTGTCGGCGTTTCGGTTTATCCTGATCACTGCCATACTCTGAAAGATTTATTGAAAAATGCGGGTTTTGCAAAGAATATTGCCAAAGAAAGAGGCGGAAGACAGGTTCAGTTATTTGATCCGGAAACCATGGATGAAGTCCTTAGTCAACGGGAGCTGGAAAAAGATTTGGTGGAGGCGTTGGAAGAAAATCAGTTTTATTTGGAATATCAGCCGCTGGTATCATTGAAGGATGGCGAAATGGTAGGCGTGGAAGCGTTGGTTCGATGGAACCATCCGATCTATGGACGCATTCCTCCAGACGAATTTATTTCTTTAGCTGAAAGAAGTGGTCAAATAAGGAAAATTGAAAATCTGGTTATGAGGGAAGCGTGTCATCAGCACCAGGAGTGGGAAAAGATGGGGCTTAACCCAGGCATTATGGCAATCAATATATCCGCAAGGCATTTTGGTGCAATAGAATTTTTGAAAGATCTGGAAGCGGTACTGGAAGAAACCGGCATAAAATCCAGTTCTTTGGAAATTGAACTGACAGAAAGTACGGTTATACAGGATGTGGAAGGCAGCGTGGAAAAACTTCGTCAGCTGCAAAGAAAACAAATAAGGATTTCCATTGATGATTTTGGTACTGGTTATTCCTCCCTTAGTTATCTGGTACGGCTGCCGGTAAATACACTTAAAATCGATAAATCGTTTATAACAAATCTGGAATATAGCCGACAGAACAGAGACATTGCATCAACGATTATTGCTATGGGCAGGTCTTTAGGTTTAACATTGATTTCAGAAGGAATTGAAACAGAAGATCAGTTGAAATTTATTCGAGACGAACAATGTCCTGTTGGCCAGGGATATTATTTCAGTAAACCGGTAGCTGCTGAAAAAATAACCGAAATACTTCAAGATAAAAGATTTCAGATTAAAGTAAAAGAAGACGCGGGATATTAG
- a CDS encoding PHP-associated domain-containing protein: MLMDLHIHEKTCSSDSFLDLRKIVRLAQEKGLQAIGITDHDSMGLYPIAQKVSLEMNFPILVGVEVLTYEGDLLLYGVDHIPDQKMHAQELINWTKERGGISIAAHPYRKNGRALGDTMFELKGLDGIEALNGNTPMALNEQAWEAALKLGLPMFGSSDAHYEDRVGVFATKFDRTITHMSDLLQEIRKGNTTPVYYRNDSYHSYDTERIHELAVS; the protein is encoded by the coding sequence ATGTTAATGGATTTACATATTCATGAAAAGACCTGTTCTTCCGATAGTTTTCTGGATTTAAGAAAAATTGTGAGGCTGGCTCAAGAAAAAGGGCTGCAAGCCATTGGTATTACCGATCACGATAGCATGGGTCTTTATCCTATTGCGCAGAAAGTCAGTCTTGAAATGAATTTTCCTATCTTGGTGGGTGTTGAAGTGCTAACCTATGAAGGAGATTTGCTTCTTTATGGAGTGGATCATATTCCTGATCAAAAAATGCATGCCCAGGAACTCATCAACTGGACAAAAGAAAGAGGCGGCATTTCCATCGCTGCCCATCCTTATCGAAAAAACGGCCGGGCTCTGGGTGATACCATGTTCGAACTGAAAGGCTTGGATGGCATTGAAGCCTTAAACGGAAACACCCCTATGGCTCTCAATGAACAGGCCTGGGAAGCTGCATTAAAGCTTGGTTTACCGATGTTTGGCAGTAGCGATGCCCATTATGAAGATCGAGTCGGCGTCTTTGCTACCAAATTTGATCGTACTATTACCCATATGTCGGATCTCCTCCAGGAAATCCGAAAGGGCAATACCACCCCCGTTTATTATCGTAACGACAGCTATCATTCCTATGATACGGAAAGAATTCATGAACTGGCTGTATCCTAA
- a CDS encoding copper amine oxidase N-terminal domain-containing protein: MKLFAATKNRSQAILIALLVALLPMAAFADEAESEKKELPAFQQIDGYVKEVTENTDTDSIFLRMEDQEGNPFDLHLLEETIVINDEIPKEGDSVLAYYDTRKPMITIYPPQYQAVALMVSSDHHHLFVGEFDEHLIDSTNYLRLMMQDDTKVVDHQHQVYEGSLEGRTLAVLYGAATKSIPAQTSPALVVLLPEEGENPMNLIVEGEKLDAPKAWMTENEVLMLPVAPIAEKIGFNVMWSEELQTVMLSDSITLTIGEDAYVNMKYDEPISLGQAPVLRDGRSFVPLSFFRQVIPMNNAYVFENQIHIDNKEPME, translated from the coding sequence ATGAAATTATTTGCAGCAACAAAAAATCGGTCACAAGCTATTTTAATTGCCTTATTGGTGGCACTGTTACCTATGGCAGCCTTTGCCGATGAAGCAGAATCAGAAAAAAAAGAATTACCCGCTTTTCAACAGATTGATGGTTATGTCAAAGAAGTAACCGAGAATACTGATACGGACAGTATCTTTCTTCGAATGGAAGACCAGGAAGGAAATCCTTTTGATCTTCACCTTTTAGAGGAAACCATTGTAATAAATGATGAAATCCCTAAAGAAGGCGACTCAGTTCTTGCTTACTATGACACTAGAAAACCCATGATCACTATTTATCCGCCTCAATATCAAGCCGTCGCTTTAATGGTGTCCAGTGATCATCACCATTTATTTGTCGGAGAGTTTGATGAACATTTAATCGACAGTACCAACTACCTTCGCCTTATGATGCAGGATGATACAAAGGTGGTAGACCACCAACACCAAGTTTATGAAGGCTCTTTGGAAGGCAGAACCTTAGCTGTTTTGTATGGTGCTGCCACCAAAAGCATTCCGGCTCAAACGAGTCCTGCCTTAGTAGTCCTTCTTCCAGAAGAAGGAGAAAATCCAATGAATCTGATTGTAGAAGGCGAAAAACTGGATGCTCCCAAGGCCTGGATGACGGAAAATGAGGTATTAATGTTACCCGTAGCTCCTATTGCTGAAAAAATTGGTTTCAACGTTATGTGGAGCGAAGAACTTCAAACGGTTATGCTCAGTGATAGTATCACCTTAACCATCGGCGAAGATGCGTATGTGAACATGAAATACGATGAGCCTATTTCTCTAGGTCAAGCTCCTGTTCTCCGTGACGGTCGAAGCTTTGTACCCCTGTCTTTTTTCCGTCAGGTCATTCCAATGAATAATGCTTATGTTTTCGAAAACCAAATCCATATTGATAACAAGGAACCTATGGAATAA
- a CDS encoding nucleoside phosphorylase, with protein MKQPHILCQKEDIAPNILLPGDPARVMRVAGFLDEYREISWNREFRTITGSYKGTPVTVTSTGIGGASAAIAVEELIQCGGKNFIRIGSAGAVQKNIALGDLIIAEGALREDGASRMYVEEGYPAVADPELTLALSHICKEKEYAFHQGIVRSHDSFYIDEEDAIMEKWHRKGILGSDMETAALLTVAKLRGVRGASILNNVVLYQGDLRQGIAEYVDEEKATAEGEKREIEVALEAFCKI; from the coding sequence ATGAAACAACCTCACATTTTATGTCAGAAAGAAGATATTGCCCCAAATATTTTACTGCCGGGGGATCCGGCTCGGGTGATGAGAGTGGCCGGGTTCTTAGATGAATACCGAGAAATTAGCTGGAATCGTGAGTTTAGAACTATCACAGGCAGCTATAAAGGAACGCCGGTTACGGTTACTTCCACTGGCATTGGTGGTGCATCGGCAGCCATTGCGGTTGAAGAACTGATTCAGTGTGGCGGAAAAAACTTTATTCGCATTGGAAGTGCTGGTGCTGTCCAGAAAAACATTGCTTTAGGAGATCTGATCATTGCTGAAGGTGCTTTGAGGGAAGACGGAGCTTCTCGCATGTATGTGGAGGAAGGATATCCGGCAGTAGCGGATCCGGAGTTGACACTGGCTCTAAGTCATATCTGCAAGGAAAAAGAATATGCTTTCCATCAGGGAATTGTGCGAAGTCATGATTCTTTCTATATCGATGAAGAGGATGCCATTATGGAAAAATGGCATCGGAAAGGAATTCTCGGTTCGGATATGGAGACGGCAGCACTGCTTACGGTAGCTAAACTGAGAGGTGTCCGAGGAGCTTCTATTCTCAATAATGTTGTATTATACCAGGGAGACCTTCGACAGGGCATTGCTGAATATGTGGACGAAGAAAAGGCAACGGCGGAAGGTGAGAAAAGGGAGATAGAAGTGGCTCTGGAAGCATTCTGCAAGATTTAG
- a CDS encoding diaminopropionate ammonia-lyase — translation MPTIEVLMNPHHQPNQHKRKDLEATYPLPTNFDQVYAFHQSMKEYTQTSLHDLKCLAHQLKVQKIYVKDESQRFGINAFKGLGVSFALNEIIKKDPEAHYTFVSCTDGNHGKALAWRADSLGHKAIIFMPKGSDTRRVKAIEAYHAKVVVTDMNYDDTVRYASEYAKEHGCYLVQDTSLPHYTEIPNNIVLGYSTMVCEALEQMSEKPTHVFLQAGVGSMAGGVLWYLCHHYAHQLPFIGVIESSQVACIYESVQADKMISIGGEPYTLMAGLNCGEANFMTFPLLKEKSNGFIKCQDEITLKGMSRSQHPIQEDPVINAGESGAVGLGFIEEILTNPDYLRLKTSLKLDADSVILLFNTEGMLE, via the coding sequence TTGCCCACTATCGAAGTACTGATGAATCCACACCATCAACCGAATCAGCATAAAAGAAAAGATCTTGAAGCAACTTATCCTTTACCGACTAATTTCGACCAGGTTTATGCCTTTCATCAATCCATGAAAGAATATACTCAGACAAGTTTACATGATTTAAAATGCCTGGCTCATCAACTTAAGGTTCAAAAAATTTATGTAAAAGATGAGTCTCAACGGTTTGGTATTAATGCATTCAAAGGTCTTGGCGTAAGCTTTGCTCTAAATGAAATTATCAAGAAAGATCCTGAGGCCCATTACACCTTTGTTTCCTGCACTGACGGTAATCATGGGAAAGCCTTAGCCTGGAGAGCTGATTCTCTGGGTCATAAAGCCATCATCTTCATGCCAAAGGGTAGTGACACCAGGCGGGTAAAGGCTATCGAAGCATACCATGCCAAGGTAGTGGTAACAGACATGAATTATGATGATACGGTTCGCTATGCATCGGAATATGCGAAAGAACACGGTTGCTATTTAGTGCAGGATACCTCTCTGCCCCATTATACTGAAATTCCCAATAATATTGTTCTGGGTTACTCTACAATGGTTTGTGAAGCATTAGAGCAGATGTCCGAGAAGCCAACGCATGTCTTTTTACAGGCTGGCGTCGGTTCCATGGCCGGTGGCGTGCTTTGGTATCTATGCCATCATTATGCCCATCAACTACCCTTTATTGGTGTGATTGAGTCCAGCCAGGTAGCATGTATTTACGAATCTGTCCAGGCAGATAAAATGATCAGCATTGGCGGTGAACCTTATACATTAATGGCCGGCCTTAACTGCGGAGAAGCTAACTTTATGACCTTTCCTCTTCTAAAAGAAAAAAGCAATGGTTTCATCAAATGCCAAGACGAAATCACCCTTAAAGGCATGTCCCGAAGTCAGCATCCAATACAGGAAGATCCTGTTATTAATGCTGGTGAATCCGGTGCTGTTGGCCTTGGTTTTATCGAGGAAATCCTAACAAACCCTGATTACCTTAGATTAAAAACTTCTCTGAAACTTGATGCAGACTCGGTTATTCTATTGTTCAATACAGAAGGCATGCTTGAGTAA
- the tyrS gene encoding tyrosine--tRNA ligase: protein MKLYDELEARGLIAQMTDEVAIPDIINKGEATFYIGFDPTADSLHVGHFVALCLMKRLQLAGNKPIVLLGGGTGYVGDPSGRTDLRSVMEPETIQYHCRCFQHQIEKFIEFGEDKALLVNNVDWLLDLNYIDLLREVGTHFSVNHMLRAECYKQRLEQGLSFLELNYMMMQSFDFFYLYKHYGCNMQFGGDDQWSNMLGGRELIRRKLGVNTYAMTNTLLMNSAGVKMGKTAKGAVWLDPEKTSPSEFYQYWRRVEDQDVFMCLRMLTFIPVETIREMEEWQGKQLDRAKEILAFELTKMVHGDINAEKAQHMADSLL, encoded by the coding sequence ATGAAGTTATACGATGAACTGGAAGCAAGGGGATTGATTGCTCAGATGACAGATGAAGTCGCAATACCGGACATCATTAATAAAGGAGAAGCTACTTTTTATATAGGCTTTGATCCTACGGCAGATTCTTTGCATGTGGGACATTTTGTGGCGTTATGTCTGATGAAGCGGTTGCAATTGGCAGGCAATAAGCCCATTGTTTTACTGGGTGGCGGAACTGGTTATGTAGGAGATCCTTCGGGAAGAACGGATTTAAGGTCAGTGATGGAGCCGGAAACCATTCAATATCATTGTCGTTGTTTTCAGCATCAGATTGAAAAATTTATTGAATTTGGTGAGGATAAAGCCTTGTTAGTCAATAATGTGGACTGGCTGTTGGATCTGAATTATATAGACCTTTTGCGGGAGGTAGGCACTCACTTTTCTGTAAATCACATGCTGCGAGCCGAATGCTATAAGCAGAGACTGGAGCAGGGGCTGTCTTTCTTAGAACTTAACTATATGATGATGCAGTCCTTTGACTTTTTCTACCTATATAAACACTATGGATGCAATATGCAATTTGGCGGCGATGATCAATGGTCCAATATGCTGGGTGGACGAGAGTTGATTCGTCGTAAACTGGGTGTTAATACCTATGCCATGACAAATACCCTTTTGATGAATTCAGCAGGGGTGAAAATGGGAAAAACAGCTAAAGGAGCTGTTTGGCTGGATCCGGAGAAAACCTCTCCCTCTGAGTTTTATCAGTATTGGCGAAGGGTGGAAGATCAGGATGTGTTTATGTGCCTAAGAATGTTAACGTTTATACCGGTGGAAACCATAAGAGAAATGGAAGAATGGCAGGGAAAACAGTTGGATCGGGCAAAAGAAATATTAGCCTTTGAGCTGACCAAAATGGTTCATGGAGACATCAATGCTGAAAAAGCCCAACATATGGCTGATTCCCTGCTTTAA
- a CDS encoding TetR/AcrR family transcriptional regulator C-terminal domain-containing protein yields MRTNRKDGGAMDTKKSYAASLEKLLSRKTLDDIHVREIVAGSEFSRKTFYRHFKDKYDLTHWYFACIFEESFGLINHHLSWDEALLTYLEKYQEKHLILRNAYASRDINSLRNADIALTRKTYELFLKAKGVEVDSESMKFAIEIASRGGTDMVIEWLYSGMKMEKRKLVHLIKSTLPKEILQFLDEA; encoded by the coding sequence ATGAGAACCAATCGGAAAGATGGTGGAGCAATGGATACCAAAAAAAGTTATGCCGCATCCTTGGAAAAGTTACTGAGTCGCAAAACGCTTGATGACATTCATGTTCGTGAGATCGTAGCTGGGAGTGAATTTTCACGAAAAACATTCTATCGGCATTTTAAGGATAAATACGACCTTACTCATTGGTATTTTGCCTGCATTTTTGAAGAAAGTTTCGGTCTGATCAATCACCACCTCTCTTGGGACGAAGCATTGCTAACCTATCTGGAAAAGTATCAGGAAAAACACCTTATCTTGAGGAATGCATATGCCAGCCGGGATATTAATAGTCTTAGAAATGCGGATATTGCCTTAACTAGAAAGACTTATGAGCTATTTCTGAAAGCAAAGGGCGTTGAGGTAGACTCTGAATCTATGAAATTTGCCATAGAAATTGCTTCTCGGGGAGGCACGGATATGGTGATTGAATGGCTTTACAGTGGAATGAAAATGGAGAAAAGAAAGCTGGTTCACCTGATTAAAAGCACTTTACCGAAAGAAATACTACAGTTTCTTGATGAAGCCTGA